CCACCTCCAGGTGGGACGGGCGCTTCTCCAGCGCCGGGAAGTGTTCCCGCATGGCCAAGGCGCCCTGCGTCTCCTGCACGTCCTGCTGGGCCGTCTGGGTGGAGGACTCCGCGCCGGGCGAGCTCTTTCCGCTCGTGGCGCAGCCGGTGGAGAGCAGTCCCAGGAGCAGCAGCGCGCGGGGCGTACACGATCGATTCGACATGGTTCGAACCTCCGAGGAAATGAGGAAGGCGCCTATTTAGCGTGCGCGGAACGCGCTCCTCCAGTGCCGCTTCTCGAGCACTCTCACGTTGATGGCATCCGCGAGCGTCGCCAGGTACCTGGACAGGTGGAGCAGCTCGTCATCGTGTTCCGCGCCTTTGTACTCGCTCACATAGATGGCGTTGCCGTAGTTGTGGCCGCATTTCTGGGGCGTGTCATCGACGATCAGAACGCGTTCCAGCCGGTAGCCCTTGCGCTTCAGCTTGTGCAGCTTCTTGACGTAGTTGTAGTGATTGGACGGGTCCAGATACCCGGCCATCTGCACCAGCTGATGGTCGAGCGAGAACGTGCACCGGCTTCGCCCCCAGATGAACTCGAGACGAAGCTCCGGCGGGAAGATCTTCTTCACGACTTGCGCCGCGTAGTCATCGGAAGCGGATGACCAGACCGCGAGACGGAAGTGGGCCGCGCACTCGAGCAGGAAGCGCTCCACATGGGGGCGCACGTAGACGAAGTAATCGAAGAGACGGAAGTCCTCGGCCCGTTCCAATCGCTCGTCGCTGGCGTGGATCAACGTCTCGTCGAGATCGAGCACCAGCAGTATCTTGTCCGTGCCTGTCATGCTTCCGCCGGGAGCCGCCGCGTCGAATATGGCATGGGGTCGGGCTTCAGGAAGGCGGCGGGCAGTACGTCTCCTGCTCCGCCTGGATGCTGACCCTTTCGAGGGGCGGTGGCGAAAAGTCCTGGCCAAGTTCAGGACGCGGCCTTAGTCTTTTCCGCGACGCGCCACCCGCGTCTCTCATGATCTCTGCCCGCTAGAACCACCGCTCCGCCGTGCGACCCTCTGGGGTGAGCCGTCTACCGCACCGGTAGGCAGGCTGCCCGTTCGTTGCCACGAGTGCTCAGTGCCTGCGGAGTGGGGTGCCGACAAGCGAACGAACCGAGGCCCTGGTTGCCCACCTGTGTGGGTGCCTCGCGCTCGCTCGTCACCCGACAGAGTGCTTCCACTGGTGTTGGGGCGAGCAGCCCGGGCAAGACATCCAGAGCCACGGCTCTCCATCGCGTGTCGGTTCGTCCTGGACCCGAACCGCTGTGATGACCGGAGGACCTTATGAGAGTCGAAACCCTGTTTCTCGTTTTCACCTATGGTGTTTTTCCTGCGTGGGCACTCCTGTTGTTCGCACCGCGTTGGAAGTGGACGCAGAGGCTCGTGCACTCGGTGTGGATACCGGTGATGCTGGCCCTGGCCCATATTGGCTTCCTGCTGCTGGCGGCTTCCCCTCCCGAGGGAGCCAGCGCGGCGACCCTCGAGGGGGCCATGCGGCTCTTCCAGGAGCCGTGGACGGCGTTGGTCTGCTGGATTCACTATCTGGTGTTCGATCTGTTCGTCGGCGCGTGGGAAGTCCGGGATGCGATCCGACGCAAGCTTCCCCACCTGGCTGTCGTCCCCTGTGTCCTGCTGACGTGGCTGTATGGTCCGCTCGGGTTGATGCTGTACTTCCTCGTCCGGTTCATCGTCCGCGGGACGGTCACCCTCGAGGAGATGCCCGAGGCCGCGAAGGCATCCGCTCTTCCGTCAGCGGAGACTCCGGCCTCGGGGCATCTGGTGA
This is a stretch of genomic DNA from Archangium violaceum. It encodes these proteins:
- a CDS encoding NIF family HAD-type phosphatase, coding for MTGTDKILLVLDLDETLIHASDERLERAEDFRLFDYFVYVRPHVERFLLECAAHFRLAVWSSASDDYAAQVVKKIFPPELRLEFIWGRSRCTFSLDHQLVQMAGYLDPSNHYNYVKKLHKLKRKGYRLERVLIVDDTPQKCGHNYGNAIYVSEYKGAEHDDELLHLSRYLATLADAINVRVLEKRHWRSAFRAR
- a CDS encoding ABA4-like family protein, giving the protein MFAPRWKWTQRLVHSVWIPVMLALAHIGFLLLAASPPEGASAATLEGAMRLFQEPWTALVCWIHYLVFDLFVGAWEVRDAIRRKLPHLAVVPCVLLTWLYGPLGLMLYFLVRFIVRGTVTLEEMPEAAKASALPSAETPASGHLVNV